A window of the Virgibacillus pantothenticus genome harbors these coding sequences:
- a CDS encoding acetoacetate--CoA ligase, producing MKQVEEGILLWEPSEERKTTAKINSYIKWLGEHKNMHFQDYHALWDWSVHEIEAFWASIWDYFDLQAEEGYQTILSSHHMPGAKWFPEATVNYTEHIFRNRATSNQPAIIHTSESRKIKTVSWRQLYQDTAAMQQVLKRLGIQKGDRVVAYLPNIYEAVVAFLATASVGAIWSSASPDFGTQSVIDRFQQIEPKLFFTIDGYVYGGKAFDRTDVAAEIQSSLPTLEATIAISYLEEQATFASLQHVIHWEQAIKEAPVRPLSFTYVAFNDPLWVLFSSGTTGKPKPIVQSQGGILLEHLKALTFHVDLGEGDRFFWFTTTGWMMWNFLIGGLLTGSTIILYDGNPAYPSKGRLWQLAEETKMTVFGTSASYITSCMKDNIKPYENYDLSQLKNISSTGSPLPPEGFLWCYENVKKDLWIASASGGTDVCTAFILGVPTLPVYAGELQCRGLGAKIESFNDNGKPVIEEVGELVLTEPFPSMPIYFWNDPDGSRLKESYFNVFPGIWRHGDYLKITKRKTCVIYGRSDATINRGGVRIGTSEIYRAVDHIPEIADSLIVDIPQPNSDSFVPLFVVMKDGCQLTDDLKQQINQHIRAHCSPRHVPTGIYEVPDLPRTLNGKKLEIPVKKILQGKQMEQIVNKGSLHNAAALDAFYQFAEKIKT from the coding sequence ATGAAGCAAGTAGAGGAAGGGATATTGCTTTGGGAGCCAAGTGAAGAAAGAAAAACAACCGCTAAAATTAACAGCTATATCAAATGGCTAGGTGAACATAAAAACATGCATTTCCAAGATTACCATGCTTTATGGGATTGGTCGGTTCATGAAATAGAGGCATTTTGGGCTAGTATTTGGGATTATTTTGACCTTCAGGCAGAAGAAGGCTATCAAACTATTTTATCCTCCCATCATATGCCAGGGGCAAAATGGTTTCCAGAAGCAACGGTAAACTATACGGAACATATCTTTCGAAACCGTGCGACTTCCAACCAACCCGCCATCATTCACACATCGGAAAGTAGAAAAATAAAGACAGTATCATGGAGGCAGCTCTATCAAGATACAGCGGCTATGCAACAAGTATTAAAACGTCTCGGCATTCAGAAAGGAGACCGCGTCGTCGCTTATTTGCCGAATATTTATGAGGCAGTCGTTGCGTTTCTAGCCACTGCAAGTGTTGGGGCAATCTGGTCTAGTGCTTCTCCTGATTTCGGTACACAAAGTGTCATTGATCGCTTTCAGCAAATAGAACCAAAATTGTTTTTTACCATTGATGGCTACGTATACGGCGGCAAAGCTTTTGACAGAACAGATGTAGCAGCTGAGATTCAATCCAGTTTACCAACATTAGAAGCAACCATTGCGATTTCCTATTTAGAAGAACAAGCAACTTTCGCTTCTTTACAGCATGTTATTCATTGGGAGCAAGCAATTAAAGAAGCTCCTGTTCGTCCATTAAGCTTTACGTATGTCGCTTTTAACGATCCCCTATGGGTACTCTTCTCTTCTGGAACAACAGGAAAACCAAAACCCATTGTTCAGAGTCAAGGCGGTATCTTATTGGAGCATTTAAAAGCACTAACGTTTCATGTCGATCTCGGAGAAGGTGATCGTTTCTTCTGGTTTACGACAACAGGATGGATGATGTGGAATTTCCTTATTGGAGGGCTACTAACAGGAAGTACCATCATTTTGTATGACGGAAATCCTGCTTATCCTTCTAAAGGTAGATTGTGGCAGTTAGCAGAAGAAACGAAAATGACTGTATTCGGAACAAGTGCGAGTTACATTACTTCTTGCATGAAGGATAATATAAAACCGTATGAGAATTATGACTTGAGTCAGTTAAAAAATATCAGCTCAACCGGATCTCCGCTTCCACCAGAAGGTTTTTTATGGTGTTATGAAAATGTGAAAAAAGATTTATGGATCGCTTCTGCCAGTGGAGGAACAGACGTATGTACTGCATTTATTTTAGGAGTCCCAACTTTGCCAGTCTATGCTGGAGAATTGCAATGCCGTGGCTTAGGAGCTAAAATCGAATCTTTTAATGACAATGGGAAACCGGTGATAGAAGAGGTTGGTGAACTTGTATTAACGGAACCTTTCCCATCTATGCCGATTTATTTTTGGAATGACCCGGACGGCTCCCGTTTAAAGGAAAGCTATTTTAATGTTTTCCCGGGTATATGGCGGCATGGAGATTACTTAAAAATAACTAAACGAAAAACATGCGTCATTTACGGACGCTCAGATGCAACGATTAATCGAGGTGGTGTGCGCATTGGCACAAGCGAAATTTATCGAGCTGTGGACCATATCCCCGAAATTGCGGACAGCTTAATTGTCGATATTCCGCAACCAAATAGTGATTCCTTTGTTCCATTGTTTGTTGTGATGAAGGACGGTTGTCAGTTAACAGACGATTTAAAACAACAGATTAACCAGCATATTCGAGCACACTGCTCCCCTCGACACGTTCCTACTGGCATTTACGAAGTTCCAGATTTGCCAAGAACGTTAAACGGTAAGAAACTGGAAATTCCAGTGAAGAAAATATTACAAGGGAAACAAATGGAGCAAATTGTTAATAAAGGTTCATTACACAACGCTGCGGCATTAGATGCCTTTTACCAATTTGCCGAAAAAATAAAGACTTGA
- a CDS encoding type 1 glutamine amidotransferase domain-containing protein: MPLKDKKVIALVENEFEDLELWYPVLRLQEDGAVVHLVGDEAKKTYQGKYGVPATSDYAFSDVNAAEYDAILVPGGWAPDKLRRYAEVIKLVQEMDEHRKPIGQICHAGWVLISAKILTGKKVTSTPGIKDDMKNAGATWIDDPVVVDGHLISSRRPPDLPAYMKAFCDVLANE, encoded by the coding sequence ATGCCATTAAAGGATAAAAAGGTTATTGCACTTGTAGAGAATGAATTTGAAGACTTGGAACTTTGGTACCCAGTCCTTCGTCTGCAAGAAGATGGTGCTGTCGTTCATTTGGTAGGGGATGAAGCTAAGAAGACGTATCAAGGCAAGTATGGGGTACCAGCAACATCTGACTACGCGTTTTCTGATGTGAATGCTGCTGAATACGATGCTATTTTAGTTCCAGGTGGTTGGGCTCCGGATAAGCTTCGCCGTTATGCCGAAGTCATTAAACTAGTTCAGGAAATGGATGAACATAGAAAACCGATTGGTCAAATTTGTCATGCGGGCTGGGTATTAATCTCCGCTAAAATCTTAACAGGTAAAAAAGTGACCAGTACGCCAGGAATAAAAGATGATATGAAAAATGCTGGGGCAACTTGGATAGACGACCCCGTCGTTGTCGATGGACATCTTATTTCAAGCCGCAGACCACCTGATCTGCCAGCTTATATGAAAGCCTTTTGTGATGTATTAGCAAACGAATAA